The DNA segment GACCGTCGTGGTGGAGCTGCAGGCACGATTTGATGAAGAGGCCAACATTCACTGGGCAAAACGCCTGACGGAAGCGGGCGTGCATGTCATCTTCTCCGCGCCCGGCTTAAAAATTCACGCCAAGCTGTTCCTGATTTCGCGTAAAGAAGGCGAAGAAGTGGTGCGTTACGCCCATATCGGCACCGGTAACTTCAACGAAAAAACCGCGCGTCTGTATACCGACTATTCGCTGTTGACCGCCGATGCGCGAATCACCAATGAAGTCCGTCGGGTGTTCAATTTTATCGAGAACCCGTATCGCCCGGTGACGTTTGATTATCTGCTGGTCTCGCCGCAAAACTCTCGCCGCCTGCTGTATGAGATGATCGATCGTGAAATCGCCAACGCCCAACAGGGACTCCCCTCCGGCATCACACTGAAACTGAATAACCTGGTGGATAAAGGGCTGGTCGATCGACTGTATGCCGCCTCCAGCTCTGGTGTACCGGTCAATCTGTTGATTCGTGGCATGTGCTCGCTTATTCCGAATCTGGAAGGTATCAGCGATAATATCCGCGTCATCAGCATTGTGGACCGTTATCTTGAGCATGACCGGGTGTACATCTTTGAAAACGGCGGCGATAAGCAGGTCTACCTCTCTTCCGCAGACTGGATGACGCGAAATATCGACTACCGCATTGAGGTGGCGACGCCGCTGCTCGACCCGCGCCTGAAGCAGCGGGTACTGGATATTATTGACATCCTGTTCAGTGATACGGTAAAAGCCCGCTACATCGATAAAGAACTGAGTAATCGCTACGTGCCGCGTGGAAACCGCCGCAAAGTGCAGTCGCAACTGGCCATTTACGACTATATCAAATCACTCGAGCAATCTGACTAACGCTATGCCAATACATGATAAGACCCCACGACCGCAGGAGTTTGCGGCGGTCGACCTCGGTTCAAACAGTTTTCACATGGTGATTGCCCGTGTGGTGGATGGCGCCATGCAGATTATTGGCCGCCTGAAGCAGCGCGTGCATCTGGCTGATGGTCTCGGCGAAGACAACATGCTGAGCGAAGAGGCAATGGAGCGCGGGCTAAGCTGCCTGTCACTGTTCGCCGAACGTCTTCAGGGGTTCGCCCCCTCCAGCGTGTGTATTGTCGGTACCCATACGCTTCGTCAGGCGCAAAACGCCACCGATTTTCTCAAGCGGGCGGAAAAGGTCATCCCCTATCCGATCGAAATCATTTCCGGCAATGAAGAAGCGCGTCTGATCTTTATGGGCGTAGAACATACGCAACCGGAAAAAGGCCGCAAGCTGGTCATCGACATTGGCGGCGGCTCGACGGAGCTGGTCATTGGCGAAAACTTCGAACCGAAGCTGGTTGAAAGCCGTCGTATGGGTTGCGTCAGTTTTGCCCAGATCTATTTCCCCGGCGGTGTCATCAGCAAGGAAAACTTCCAGCGCGCCAGAATGGCGGCGGCGCAGAAGCTTGAAACCCTGACCTGGCAATTCCGCATTCAGGGCTGGAACGTTGCGCTGGGGGCCTCTGGCACTATCAAAGCCGCACACGAAGTGCTCTTAGAAATGGGCGAGAAAGACGGGTTCATCACCCCAGAGCGTCTGGACCGGCTGGTAACCGAACTGCTGCAACACCGCAGTTTCGAGTCGCTAAGCCTGCCGGGGCTATCTGAAGAACGAAAAGCGGTCTTTGTTCCAGGTCTGGCGATTCTATGCGGTGTCTTTGATGCGCTGGCGATCCGCGAGTTACGCCTTTCCGATGGTGCGCTACGCGAAGGCGTGTTGTACGAGATGGAAGGCCGCTTCCGCCATCAGGATGTCCGCAGTCGCACCGCCAGCAGTCTGGCGAATCAGTACAACATCGACAGCGAACAGGCGCGACGCGTGCTGGAAACCACGATGCAGATGTATGACCAATGGCAAACGCAGCAGCCGAAGCTGGCGCATCCGCAGCTCGAAGCGTTGCTGAAATGGGCGGCGATGTTGCATGAGGTTGGACTGAACATCAATCACAGCGGCCTGCACCGTCACTCGGCGTATATTCTGCAAAACAGCGATTTGCCTGGTTTTAATCAGGAGCAGCAAACCATGATGGCCACGCTGGTTCGCTACCATCGTAAGGCGGTGAAGCTGGACGATCTCCCCCGTTTTACGCTGTTTAAGAAGAAGCAGTTCCTGCCGCTCATTCAACTGTTGCGTCTTGGCGTGCTGCTGAATAACCAGCGCCAGGCCACGACCACACCGCCTACGCTGACGCTCATCACCGATGACAACCACTGGACCCTGCGTTTCCCTCACGACTGGTTCAGCCAGAACGCGCTGGTTTTACTCGATCTGGAAAAAGAACAGCAGTACTGGGAAGCGGTGACCGGCTGGCGTCTGAAAATTGAAGAAGAACACTCACCGGAAATCGCTGCGTGAAGCACACTCAGGTGCCAGTGACTGGCACCTGCTCTTTCAGCGTATCGCTTAACGGCTGCGGCACACCGATTAAATATCCCTGCATGTAGTCAATCCCCAGTGAGATCGCCGCATGGCGAATCTCCTCGCTTTCGACAAATTCAGCAACCACCTGCATTTTCTTCATACGCGCCAGATGACAGATTGAGGCCACGATCTGATAGTCGAGGCTATTCGAAACGATATTACGGATGAAACTACCGTCAATCTTCAGAATATTGGCGTTAACGTTTTTCAGCCTTGCATAACTGGCGTAACCCGTACCGAAATCATCAATAGCGATTTGGCAGCCCAGTTGTTGCAGATTTTGCAGCGTTGCCTCCGCCTGTCCGGCATTCATCAGCGCCTGACTTTCTGTCACTTCAAATATCAATTGCCAGGCTTCGATCTGGTATTTGCTCAGCAGTTTGCTGATATCCTGCGCAAACTTTGCCCGACAGACCGAGGACGCCGACAGATTAAGCGCAAAGCGACGGGCAGGCATCTGCGCGCGATTCTCCGCCATAAAGCGCAACGTGTGTTCGATAACCCAGAGATCAATTCTCGAGGAGAGACCAAACTCATGCGCGACGGGCAGGAAGGCATCAGGATTGATCATGCCACCGTCATCATCCAGCAGTCGCAGTAAAATCTCATGATAAACATCGCCGCGAAGCCCTTCGATTGGCTGCGCCATCAGACAAAAACGATCATGTTCCAGCGCATGCTGTAACCGGTTCATCATCGCGACTTTGTCTCGCAGATTACGCTGCATGTTCATGGCACCACTACGCTCTAAATTTTCCGGCGTGTTGGTCATGATGGACAGCTCAGCCGTAGTGCTCAACTCGCCCAGCAACAGGTAAATGTGATTTACCGGGGAACGCACATAGCAATAGCTCATCCCCACCTGCGGCAGGAACGTCATGCCATCCCAGACAAAGCGGAACGTCTTGATATGCTCATCCAGATCGTCAATGCGTTGCTGATGCGACTCTGTATTTAAGCGTAGCAGCAGGTCAGGCCCGGACATTTGATAAACATGTTCATCAGGCCCCAGCTTTTCGGCAATCCAGTGGGAGAGCTGTTGCTTGTACTGGATACGCAGCATTATTCCGTAATTTTTAACGAGAAACTCGAGTTCAGGAACGCGCAGAAAACACAACGCTGACCAGGGCGTATTTCTCAGCGCGCGGTTGAGCGCGCGAAGATTGGGAAGATGGACAACCGGATCAAGAAACGCAAGCCGGCGGGCACGACCGCTCACAATCCGCTGACGCGTCGCCAGCACCGCCATGTAATTCACAATAAAAGAAAAAACCAGGAAACTGGAAGAGGTAATCGCCAGTTGTACATCGTAACCTGAATAATAGGGCGTATAACTTCTGTAATTATGAATCGCAATAATTAAAACTGGCGCCCACAGCAGTGATATGAATCGATAACCATAACGCATCGCTCCCCACAACATAACCGGGAGTAATAATGACATAGTATAGTTTGTGCTGAATATTGAACTATTTTCATTCAATGGCATACAAAGCAAAGACATTAATGCGGACAATACCAACAACCAAATAATGACCTCTTTTTGCGAGGCCTTGGCATCAAACTGTAACTTCAATTGTGAATAATAGCCGCGCAAATGCAGTGGGTTACGAATAACGCGAATAATAAAGTAGAACAGCGGTACACCAATCAAATTGCCCACCAGAATGCCCTGGTAGTTTATTAATGCGTTGATGTTAAACGGTGTTACACCCATTAAGCTCAGCTTACTTTCATACATCCCCACAAAGGCTGCAAACTGGAAAAGCACCAGAAATAGCGTCGCAGGACAAAAAACCTGCCAAAAAATGCGAGGGAAGACCAGCTGCGCGTCCCCATGCGAGATGTTGTTACGCCGGGGTGTAAAGACACGATACCCCCCCCAACTGAGCACGATAGCAATAAGAAAATGAGCAACAATGGGCAGAGTTTCCACCAGCCCTACCTGCGGATATTTGCGAATAAAAACCGCCAGAACAATACCGGGTAATGCCGCCCAACCGAAAAAAATCATCAGGCTCATCATGAGCGATAACGGTAAGTAGAAAAGGATGACATCCCCGGTGGCCACATGCGCATAGGTATTCGTATGGCTCACGAGCGGTAAAAACAGGGAAGGCAAAACCAGAGGCAGTCCCCACCACTTATCTCTGATTGCAATATAACTTTTATTCAGTCGCATAGACGCTCAGCGGAACCCCTGGATCCTGAAGGGGGTGTATCAGACAGGCA comes from the Citrobacter amalonaticus genome and includes:
- the ppx gene encoding exopolyphosphatase, coding for MPIHDKTPRPQEFAAVDLGSNSFHMVIARVVDGAMQIIGRLKQRVHLADGLGEDNMLSEEAMERGLSCLSLFAERLQGFAPSSVCIVGTHTLRQAQNATDFLKRAEKVIPYPIEIISGNEEARLIFMGVEHTQPEKGRKLVIDIGGGSTELVIGENFEPKLVESRRMGCVSFAQIYFPGGVISKENFQRARMAAAQKLETLTWQFRIQGWNVALGASGTIKAAHEVLLEMGEKDGFITPERLDRLVTELLQHRSFESLSLPGLSEERKAVFVPGLAILCGVFDALAIRELRLSDGALREGVLYEMEGRFRHQDVRSRTASSLANQYNIDSEQARRVLETTMQMYDQWQTQQPKLAHPQLEALLKWAAMLHEVGLNINHSGLHRHSAYILQNSDLPGFNQEQQTMMATLVRYHRKAVKLDDLPRFTLFKKKQFLPLIQLLRLGVLLNNQRQATTTPPTLTLITDDNHWTLRFPHDWFSQNALVLLDLEKEQQYWEAVTGWRLKIEEEHSPEIAA
- a CDS encoding sensor domain-containing phosphodiesterase, whose product is MRLNKSYIAIRDKWWGLPLVLPSLFLPLVSHTNTYAHVATGDVILFYLPLSLMMSLMIFFGWAALPGIVLAVFIRKYPQVGLVETLPIVAHFLIAIVLSWGGYRVFTPRRNNISHGDAQLVFPRIFWQVFCPATLFLVLFQFAAFVGMYESKLSLMGVTPFNINALINYQGILVGNLIGVPLFYFIIRVIRNPLHLRGYYSQLKLQFDAKASQKEVIIWLLVLSALMSLLCMPLNENSSIFSTNYTMSLLLPVMLWGAMRYGYRFISLLWAPVLIIAIHNYRSYTPYYSGYDVQLAITSSSFLVFSFIVNYMAVLATRQRIVSGRARRLAFLDPVVHLPNLRALNRALRNTPWSALCFLRVPELEFLVKNYGIMLRIQYKQQLSHWIAEKLGPDEHVYQMSGPDLLLRLNTESHQQRIDDLDEHIKTFRFVWDGMTFLPQVGMSYCYVRSPVNHIYLLLGELSTTAELSIMTNTPENLERSGAMNMQRNLRDKVAMMNRLQHALEHDRFCLMAQPIEGLRGDVYHEILLRLLDDDGGMINPDAFLPVAHEFGLSSRIDLWVIEHTLRFMAENRAQMPARRFALNLSASSVCRAKFAQDISKLLSKYQIEAWQLIFEVTESQALMNAGQAEATLQNLQQLGCQIAIDDFGTGYASYARLKNVNANILKIDGSFIRNIVSNSLDYQIVASICHLARMKKMQVVAEFVESEEIRHAAISLGIDYMQGYLIGVPQPLSDTLKEQVPVTGT